From a region of the Streptacidiphilus albus JL83 genome:
- a CDS encoding class I SAM-dependent methyltransferase — protein sequence MNEHTTAPEPIDDTADDDADAVRRDAGTTESSHANRHWWDRNADEYQDEHGPFLGDTRFTWCPEGLDEADAGLLGDPARLRGRRILEIGAGAAQCSRWLAEQGALPVALDLSHRQLQHSLRIDQDLDRTPVPLVQADATVLPFADGSFDDACSAYGAVPFAADTARLMREVHRVLRPGGRWVFSVTHPIRWAFPDEPGPEGLTALSSYFDRTPYVEEDEQGRAVYVEHHRTLGDRIRELDAAGFRLTDLVEPEWPEGLTQEWGGWSPLRGRHLPGTAIFVAVRD from the coding sequence ATGAACGAGCACACCACGGCCCCCGAGCCCATCGACGACACCGCCGACGACGACGCCGACGCGGTCCGCCGCGACGCCGGCACCACCGAGAGCAGCCACGCCAACCGCCACTGGTGGGACCGCAACGCCGACGAGTACCAGGACGAACACGGCCCCTTCCTCGGCGACACCCGCTTCACCTGGTGCCCCGAAGGACTCGACGAGGCCGACGCCGGGCTCCTCGGCGATCCCGCCCGGTTGCGCGGCCGACGCATCCTGGAGATCGGCGCCGGCGCCGCCCAGTGCTCCCGCTGGCTCGCCGAGCAGGGCGCCCTCCCGGTCGCCCTCGACCTCTCCCACCGGCAGCTCCAGCACAGCCTCCGGATCGACCAGGACCTCGACCGCACCCCGGTCCCCCTGGTCCAGGCCGACGCCACCGTCCTGCCCTTCGCCGACGGCAGCTTCGACGACGCCTGCTCCGCCTACGGAGCCGTGCCCTTCGCCGCCGACACCGCACGGCTGATGCGCGAGGTCCACCGGGTCCTCCGGCCCGGCGGACGCTGGGTCTTCTCGGTCACCCACCCGATCCGCTGGGCCTTCCCCGACGAACCCGGACCCGAGGGACTCACCGCGCTCTCCTCCTACTTCGACCGCACCCCCTACGTCGAGGAGGACGAGCAGGGCCGTGCCGTCTACGTGGAGCACCACCGCACCCTCGGCGACCGGATCCGCGAACTCGACGCCGCCGGCTTCCGGCTGACCGACCTCGTCGAACCCGAGTGGCCCGAGGGGCTCACCCAGGAATGGGGCGGCTGGAGCCCGCTGCGCGGGCGCCACCTACCCGGTACCGCGATCTTCGTCGCCGTCCGCGACTGA